The following are from one region of the Cloacibacterium normanense genome:
- a CDS encoding class I SAM-dependent methyltransferase: MKDLMGRAIWDYYYQENSEDLQTETSISELDDLPVSYLFRDYQEMNALEKKALDLSFGKVLDVGSGAGSHSLYLQNERKLEVTALDISPKSIEVCKARGVKNAICEDLLQFSEKNFDTVLLLMNGTGIFQSLEHIDQYLQKLKSLVVENGQILIDSTDILYMYDHDEDGGVLVPATGYYGELDYYLHYKGESELPMKWLYLDFDTLENAAIANGFKIQKVKQLEDSYLAQLTLK, encoded by the coding sequence ATGAAAGACTTAATGGGACGCGCGATTTGGGATTATTATTACCAAGAAAATTCTGAAGATTTACAAACCGAAACTTCTATTTCAGAACTGGATGATTTGCCAGTTTCTTATCTTTTCAGAGATTATCAAGAAATGAATGCTTTAGAAAAAAAAGCATTGGATTTGTCTTTTGGTAAGGTTCTAGATGTAGGTTCAGGAGCAGGTTCACATAGTCTTTATCTGCAAAATGAAAGAAAATTAGAAGTAACTGCACTAGATATTTCTCCGAAATCTATTGAAGTTTGTAAAGCAAGAGGTGTGAAAAATGCGATTTGTGAAGATTTGCTTCAATTTTCTGAAAAGAATTTTGATACCGTTTTGCTTTTGATGAATGGAACTGGGATTTTTCAAAGTTTAGAACACATTGACCAATACTTGCAAAAACTGAAAAGTTTAGTTGTTGAAAACGGACAAATTCTCATAGACAGTACGGATATTCTGTATATGTATGACCATGATGAAGATGGCGGAGTTTTGGTTCCTGCAACAGGTTATTACGGAGAATTAGACTATTATTTGCATTACAAAGGAGAATCTGAACTGCCAATGAAATGGTTGTATTTAGATTTTGATACCTTAGAAAATGCTGCGATTGCTAATGGTTTTAAAATTCAAAAAGTAAAACAACTAGAAGATTCTTATTTGGCTCAACTTACGTTAAAGTAA
- the metG gene encoding methionine--tRNA ligase, whose product MQKRKMITAALPYANGPVHIGHLAGVYIPADVYARFQRRLGSDVAFICGSDEHGIPITIRAKKEGVTPQDIVDKYHAIIKKSFEDLGISFDEYSRTSSDNHKKTSQDFFLKMYENGKFTEEISEQYYDEQAGEFLADRYIVGTCPKCGNDGAYGDQCEKCGSTLSPSELINPKSALSGNVPVLKETKNWYLPLNEYENFLNEWILEGHKDDWKPNVYGQVKSWLNDGLKPRAMTRDLNWGVQVPLPDAEGKVLYVWFDAPIGYISFTKEWAAKNGKNWEDYWQSEDSDLIHFIGKDNIVFHCIIFPAMMKAHGKYIMPTNVPAFEFLNLENDKISTSRNWAVWAHEYVEEFPGQQDVLRYALLSSAPETKDNNFTWKDFQTKNNSELVGIFGNFINRVAVLIHKYYDGVIPAGNENAEELSEISKAAKEINEYLSKYEFRNALSALMNLARFGNQYLQTEEPWKTIKDNPEKAANSLFVGAQIAVGLAQLCEPFMPFSSEKLLKMFNTEKISWQEVENAKVLVKTGHTINESSLLFSKIEDETIDFQIQKLENTKISNAKTNPNANPMKEEITFDDFTKIDLRTATILEAEKVEKADKLLKLKVDTGVDVRTVVSGIAESFTPEEVVGKQVMILLNLAPRKIRGIESQGMLLLTTKPDGKLSFVTPDETVENGIEIG is encoded by the coding sequence ATGCAGAAGAGAAAAATGATTACCGCTGCATTACCCTATGCAAACGGTCCTGTTCATATCGGTCATTTGGCAGGAGTATATATTCCTGCTGATGTTTACGCACGTTTCCAAAGAAGATTAGGAAGCGATGTTGCTTTTATCTGTGGTTCAGATGAACACGGAATTCCTATTACTATTAGAGCAAAAAAAGAAGGCGTAACTCCTCAAGATATTGTAGATAAATATCACGCAATCATAAAAAAATCTTTTGAAGACTTAGGCATTTCATTTGATGAATATTCTAGAACTTCTTCAGATAATCATAAAAAAACTTCTCAAGATTTCTTCCTAAAAATGTACGAAAACGGAAAATTTACAGAAGAAATCTCAGAACAATATTATGATGAACAAGCTGGCGAATTTCTTGCCGATAGATATATTGTAGGAACTTGCCCAAAATGCGGAAATGACGGAGCTTATGGTGACCAATGCGAAAAATGTGGTTCTACCCTTTCTCCTTCAGAATTAATTAACCCAAAATCTGCATTGAGTGGAAACGTTCCTGTACTTAAAGAAACCAAAAACTGGTATTTACCTTTAAATGAATATGAAAATTTCTTAAACGAATGGATTCTTGAAGGTCATAAAGACGATTGGAAACCTAATGTTTACGGACAAGTAAAATCTTGGCTCAATGATGGTTTGAAACCACGTGCAATGACCAGAGATTTAAATTGGGGCGTACAAGTTCCACTTCCTGATGCAGAAGGAAAAGTGCTTTACGTTTGGTTTGATGCGCCAATTGGTTACATTTCTTTCACCAAAGAATGGGCTGCAAAAAACGGCAAAAACTGGGAAGATTATTGGCAATCTGAAGATTCAGACTTAATTCACTTTATCGGGAAAGACAATATTGTATTCCACTGTATTATTTTCCCTGCAATGATGAAGGCTCACGGAAAATACATTATGCCAACTAATGTTCCTGCTTTTGAATTTTTAAATCTTGAAAATGACAAGATTTCTACCTCTAGAAATTGGGCAGTTTGGGCGCACGAATATGTAGAAGAATTCCCTGGTCAACAAGATGTTTTGCGTTACGCATTGCTTTCATCTGCACCAGAAACTAAGGATAATAACTTTACATGGAAGGATTTCCAAACCAAAAATAACTCTGAACTAGTAGGAATTTTCGGAAATTTCATCAATAGAGTTGCTGTGCTCATTCACAAATATTATGATGGAGTGATTCCTGCAGGAAATGAAAACGCAGAAGAACTTTCTGAAATTTCTAAAGCTGCAAAAGAAATTAATGAATATTTAAGCAAATATGAATTTAGAAATGCTCTTTCAGCTTTAATGAATTTAGCACGTTTCGGAAATCAATATTTACAAACAGAAGAACCTTGGAAAACCATTAAAGACAATCCTGAAAAAGCGGCAAATTCATTGTTTGTAGGAGCACAAATTGCGGTTGGTTTAGCTCAGTTATGCGAGCCTTTCATGCCTTTTTCTTCGGAAAAATTGTTAAAAATGTTCAATACCGAGAAAATTTCTTGGCAAGAAGTTGAAAATGCTAAAGTTCTCGTAAAAACAGGACACACAATCAATGAAAGTTCTCTTCTTTTCTCAAAAATTGAAGATGAAACCATTGATTTTCAAATTCAAAAATTAGAAAACACCAAAATATCTAACGCAAAAACCAATCCTAACGCAAATCCTATGAAAGAAGAAATCACTTTTGACGATTTTACCAAAATAGATTTAAGAACTGCCACTATTTTAGAAGCTGAAAAAGTAGAAAAAGCAGATAAATTATTAAAACTAAAAGTAGATACTGGTGTAGATGTAAGAACCGTAGTTTCTGGGATTGCAGAGAGTTTTACGCCAGAAGAAGTGGTAGGAAAACAAGTGATGATTTTGTTGAACTTGGCTCCTAGAAAAATCCGTGGAATTGAATCTCAAGGAATGTTGCTTTTAACAACCAAACCTGATGGAAAATTGAGTTTTGTAACACCTGATGAAACCGTTGAAAACGGAATTGAGATTGGATAA
- a CDS encoding SusC/RagA family TonB-linked outer membrane protein encodes MRNYSKVLKIAPAFLLAGTIMLEAQQRDSIKQKDIEQVVLIGYGKQKKSDLTGSITALSEKDFNKGAITSAEGLLNGRTSGVVVTQSGTPGNDAVIRVRGGSSLLSSNDPLIVIDGLPVEGGLSSINPNDIESFSILKDASSTAIYGNRGSNGVILITTKKGSKKKLQVSFNSFTTYNTLAKNVDVYNGDQFREIINTMAPDKANLLGTANTNWQDLIFRNTASFDSNLSLMGNLFDKIPSRLSIGHTENEGLLLTSNYKRSTASFTLNPTLFDNHLKLNISGNYTYAFRTNADEGAIGSAISYDPTQSPYDAQTPFAGYREWYQQDGAKYFFRGTSNPLSQLLERRNIGNHHRFYGNINLDYKFHFLPELRLIVNAGIDKQEGDGKTEISSFARAGYWNGLPVGNYTETNYDNFNKNLNTQLNYIKNFGKLSFDLLGGYEYQNFDYKNYNSANQLLYVLDPNNNVADTYTDPGVNLQAFFGRLNLGWNNNRYLVTVNYRRDGSSRFSKENRWGNFGGAAFAWKMHEDLFKDNSTINELKLRLSVGAVGQQDIGGYKIDYFKQYDVSTNAYYQFGTGANTYYLIARPKGYNQNLTWESSTKYNAGLDFSLFSRRLSGNVDVYLADTKDLLSIVAEGALQNLRVLGPKNIGSLQSKGLDFNLNYQMFKKENFTLDVNYNLSYNHLEITELFTDNIPQGGVGLGGYVQTHKVGLAPFSYWVYQQVYDSTGKPIEGVYVDRNGDGTIDSFDKYNYKKPQADVTMGLMIDGTFMKNWDYSMAWRASFGNYVYDQVNADRAYFSTINNVVDNTLANSPLDFAKTGFAFANKESDYYIKNASYLKLDNVTLGYTIRNNNFIGDRTSLRIYGGVQNALIISDYKGLDPEVFNNGLDGVIYPRARMYMLGVNVNF; translated from the coding sequence GTGAGAAACTATAGTAAAGTTTTAAAAATTGCTCCAGCTTTTTTATTGGCAGGAACAATTATGCTAGAAGCTCAACAAAGAGATTCAATCAAACAAAAAGACATTGAACAAGTTGTGCTTATTGGTTACGGTAAACAAAAAAAATCTGACTTAACAGGGTCTATTACAGCCTTAAGTGAAAAAGATTTTAATAAGGGAGCAATTACAAGTGCGGAAGGTTTATTAAATGGTAGAACGTCTGGGGTTGTTGTAACTCAGTCTGGTACACCAGGTAATGATGCCGTAATTAGAGTAAGGGGCGGTTCTTCTCTATTAAGTAGTAATGATCCTTTAATTGTTATTGATGGTTTGCCAGTAGAAGGCGGATTGTCCTCAATTAACCCTAATGATATTGAATCTTTTTCAATATTAAAAGATGCTTCTTCCACAGCAATTTATGGTAACAGAGGTTCTAATGGTGTAATTTTAATTACTACAAAAAAAGGTTCTAAAAAGAAATTACAAGTTTCTTTTAATTCTTTTACTACTTATAATACATTAGCTAAAAATGTTGATGTGTATAATGGAGATCAGTTCAGGGAAATTATTAATACAATGGCTCCTGATAAAGCGAATTTATTGGGGACAGCTAATACAAATTGGCAAGATTTAATCTTTAGAAACACAGCTTCTTTCGATAGTAATTTGTCTTTAATGGGCAACTTATTTGATAAGATTCCATCTAGATTAAGTATTGGTCATACAGAAAATGAAGGTCTTCTTTTGACATCTAATTACAAAAGATCAACTGCTTCTTTTACTTTGAACCCAACTTTATTTGATAATCATTTAAAGCTTAATATTTCTGGTAATTATACTTATGCGTTTAGAACAAACGCTGATGAAGGTGCTATTGGTAGCGCAATATCTTATGACCCTACCCAAAGTCCTTATGATGCACAAACACCTTTTGCTGGTTATAGAGAATGGTATCAGCAAGATGGAGCTAAATACTTTTTCCGTGGTACATCAAACCCACTATCTCAGTTATTAGAGAGAAGAAATATTGGTAATCATCATAGATTTTATGGAAACATTAACTTAGATTACAAATTTCACTTTTTACCAGAGTTAAGATTAATTGTAAATGCAGGTATAGATAAACAAGAAGGTGATGGCAAAACAGAAATTAGTTCTTTTGCAAGAGCAGGTTACTGGAATGGTTTACCTGTAGGTAATTATACTGAAACAAACTATGATAATTTTAACAAAAATCTCAATACTCAATTAAACTATATTAAAAACTTTGGTAAACTAAGTTTTGATTTATTAGGAGGTTATGAGTATCAAAATTTTGATTATAAAAATTACAATTCTGCCAATCAATTATTATATGTACTAGATCCTAATAACAACGTTGCGGATACTTACACTGATCCAGGTGTTAACCTGCAAGCATTTTTTGGAAGATTAAATTTAGGATGGAATAATAACAGATATTTAGTAACTGTAAATTATAGAAGAGATGGTTCTTCTAGATTTTCTAAAGAAAATAGATGGGGTAACTTTGGAGGTGCAGCATTTGCCTGGAAGATGCATGAAGACTTATTTAAAGACAATAGTACTATTAATGAGCTGAAACTAAGATTAAGTGTTGGTGCTGTAGGTCAACAAGATATTGGTGGATATAAGATAGATTACTTTAAGCAGTATGATGTTTCTACCAATGCCTACTATCAATTTGGTACAGGAGCGAATACATATTACTTAATAGCAAGACCAAAAGGATACAATCAAAATCTAACTTGGGAATCTAGCACAAAATATAATGCTGGTTTAGATTTTTCATTATTTAGCAGAAGATTATCTGGAAATGTAGATGTTTATTTGGCAGATACTAAAGATTTATTATCCATAGTTGCGGAAGGAGCATTACAGAATTTAAGAGTCTTAGGTCCTAAAAACATTGGTTCTCTACAATCTAAAGGTTTAGATTTTAATTTAAACTATCAAATGTTTAAAAAAGAGAATTTTACTTTAGATGTTAACTACAACTTAAGTTATAATCATTTAGAAATTACAGAATTATTTACCGATAATATTCCACAAGGAGGAGTGGGACTTGGTGGTTATGTACAGACTCACAAAGTTGGTCTAGCTCCATTTTCTTATTGGGTATATCAACAGGTTTATGATAGTACAGGCAAGCCAATTGAAGGAGTGTATGTAGATAGAAATGGTGATGGTACAATAGACAGTTTTGATAAATATAATTACAAAAAACCTCAAGCAGACGTTACAATGGGCTTAATGATTGATGGTACATTTATGAAAAACTGGGATTACTCAATGGCTTGGAGAGCAAGTTTTGGTAACTATGTATATGATCAAGTAAATGCAGATAGAGCATACTTTTCAACAATTAATAATGTTGTAGATAATACCTTAGCAAATTCACCTTTAGATTTTGCAAAAACAGGATTTGCATTTGCTAATAAAGAAAGTGATTACTATATTAAAAATGCAAGCTATCTAAAATTAGATAATGTTACTTTAGGTTATACCATTAGGAATAACAACTTCATTGGTGATAGAACCTCTTTAAGAATATACGGAGGTGTGCAAAACGCATTAATTATAAGTGATTATAAAGGATTAGACCCAGAAGTCTTCAATAATGGTCTAGATGGAGTAATTTACCCTAGAGCTAGAATGTATATGCTTGGAGTAAACGTTAATTTTTAA
- a CDS encoding RagB/SusD family nutrient uptake outer membrane protein, with the protein MKNILTKVKWLAFSALLFTAVSCLNDLDVSLKDDDSFSVDNYFNNPDNPELPYKQFLAKIYGGLSLSGQAAPTGDSDLQSLVDEGFSQYLRGYWQLQELTTDEAIIAWGESDNPTIKDLNFNTWNADNKFNEAFFARVYYQISVANEFLRETTDEKLNSRKVSEDLKAKIKVMRAEARFLRALSYYHAIDLYGNSPFATEENALGSVPVMKTRAEMFDYVLNELNTIEADLPAPRANEYGRADKGALWMLKAKLLINAKVYTGQDKSTEALAAVNSVLGAGYSLSLDRNNLFAADNDVNGAQKEIIFPVRYDGVKTKSYGGMTYLIHGSTNDAVAKTLGIDFGWQGFRARKEFIQTIAGDPRVNVVSGTDSEEITDYLKFAQGKKLIKFTNKTSAGVSGQDPTFPDTDFPMFRLADVYLMYAELAVVNGKGDKATALNYINDLRLRAGANPVTLSALTPDFVLSERAKELYWEGHRRQDLIRFGKYTSGYNWQWKGGSLNGSAIADYRALFPIPTKEISSNSNLIQNPGY; encoded by the coding sequence ATGAAAAATATATTAACAAAAGTAAAATGGTTAGCATTTTCAGCATTATTATTTACCGCAGTTTCATGTTTAAATGATTTAGATGTTTCTTTGAAAGATGATGATTCTTTCTCGGTAGATAATTATTTTAACAATCCTGATAATCCAGAATTACCTTATAAACAGTTTTTAGCAAAAATTTATGGTGGGTTATCTTTATCTGGTCAAGCAGCTCCTACAGGAGATTCAGATTTACAATCATTAGTAGATGAAGGATTTTCTCAGTATTTAAGAGGTTACTGGCAGTTACAAGAGCTTACTACGGACGAAGCAATTATTGCTTGGGGAGAATCTGATAACCCAACAATTAAAGATTTAAACTTTAATACATGGAATGCAGATAATAAATTTAATGAAGCATTTTTTGCAAGAGTTTACTATCAGATATCTGTAGCAAACGAGTTCTTAAGAGAAACTACAGATGAAAAATTGAATTCAAGAAAAGTTTCAGAAGATCTTAAAGCTAAAATTAAAGTGATGAGAGCTGAAGCAAGATTTTTGAGAGCTTTATCTTATTATCATGCTATCGATCTTTATGGTAATTCTCCTTTTGCAACAGAAGAAAATGCTTTAGGTTCTGTACCAGTAATGAAAACCAGAGCAGAAATGTTTGATTATGTTTTAAATGAACTTAATACAATTGAAGCAGATCTTCCTGCTCCAAGAGCTAATGAATATGGTAGAGCTGATAAAGGAGCTTTGTGGATGTTAAAAGCAAAACTTTTAATTAACGCAAAAGTTTACACAGGTCAAGATAAAAGCACTGAAGCTTTAGCTGCTGTGAACAGTGTATTAGGTGCGGGCTACAGCTTGTCACTTGACAGAAATAATTTATTTGCGGCAGATAATGATGTTAACGGAGCTCAAAAAGAGATTATTTTTCCTGTAAGATATGATGGCGTTAAAACTAAATCTTATGGAGGTATGACTTATTTAATTCATGGAAGTACTAATGATGCAGTTGCTAAAACCCTAGGTATTGATTTTGGATGGCAAGGTTTCAGAGCTAGAAAAGAATTTATACAAACTATTGCAGGTGACCCACGTGTAAATGTTGTTTCTGGTACCGATTCTGAAGAAATTACAGACTATTTAAAATTTGCGCAAGGTAAAAAATTAATAAAATTTACTAATAAAACATCTGCAGGTGTATCAGGTCAAGATCCTACTTTCCCAGATACAGATTTTCCAATGTTTAGATTGGCAGATGTATACTTAATGTATGCAGAATTAGCGGTTGTAAATGGTAAAGGAGACAAAGCTACAGCTCTAAATTATATTAATGATTTAAGATTAAGAGCTGGCGCAAATCCAGTAACTCTATCTGCGCTTACTCCAGACTTTGTTTTATCGGAGAGAGCAAAAGAGCTTTATTGGGAAGGTCACAGAAGACAAGATTTAATAAGATTTGGAAAATATACTTCTGGTTATAACTGGCAATGGAAGGGCGGTTCATTGAATGGTTCTGCTATAGCTGATTATAGAGCTTTATTCCCAATTCCTACAAAAGAGATTAGTTCTAATTCTAATTTAATTCAAAATCCTGGTTATTAA
- a CDS encoding SusE domain-containing protein, producing MLDISAEKLVLDENFPSNPGLTLSWDVATYTVPTEIKYKIEVSKDEAFTTPYTLGTVAGSVRATTFSVEQMNQAAQGINLEPNVSAKMYIRVSSYLGTVSENLVTKSNVTSLMITPYVLKYPDFYLVGGATYVGWTAENAQILHKKDNLSYIYTYLENNQPFRFLGQQSWNPINYSVDKEGTRANYRYFKQLSGNLLQEGDENMKFTGDTGIYKIVIDATKNIQSLNITASPVLGYDFPEVYLVGTINGWDAANAIAMTKVSSGKFEYTMKLDNGAAFKVLGQKDWKELEWGNISGSGNSGFLGPKGDNGEIKFDGGGNTYKITVDIKAGVYTIVQQ from the coding sequence ATGCTAGATATATCTGCTGAAAAATTGGTGTTGGATGAAAATTTTCCAAGCAACCCTGGTTTAACTTTAAGTTGGGATGTTGCAACCTATACAGTTCCTACTGAAATAAAATATAAAATAGAAGTGTCTAAAGATGAGGCGTTCACTACTCCTTATACATTAGGTACAGTTGCAGGTTCTGTTAGAGCAACTACTTTTTCAGTAGAACAAATGAATCAGGCTGCTCAAGGAATTAATTTAGAGCCTAATGTCTCTGCTAAAATGTACATTAGAGTTTCTTCTTACTTAGGTACAGTAAGTGAAAATTTAGTAACTAAATCTAATGTTACCAGTTTAATGATTACACCATATGTATTAAAATATCCTGATTTTTATCTTGTAGGTGGTGCTACTTATGTTGGTTGGACCGCTGAGAATGCTCAGATTCTTCATAAAAAAGATAACTTATCTTATATCTATACATACTTAGAAAATAATCAACCCTTCAGATTTTTAGGTCAACAAAGTTGGAATCCTATTAATTATAGTGTTGATAAAGAAGGTACTAGAGCAAATTATAGATATTTCAAACAGCTTTCTGGTAACTTGCTTCAAGAAGGTGATGAAAACATGAAATTTACAGGCGATACAGGCATTTATAAAATAGTGATTGATGCAACTAAAAATATTCAGTCTTTAAATATTACCGCATCTCCTGTTTTAGGATATGATTTTCCTGAAGTTTATCTTGTTGGTACAATTAATGGATGGGATGCAGCAAACGCTATTGCTATGACTAAAGTTTCATCTGGAAAATTTGAATACACAATGAAATTAGATAATGGAGCTGCTTTTAAAGTTCTAGGTCAAAAAGATTGGAAAGAATTAGAATGGGGTAATATTTCTGGTTCAGGAAATTCAGGTTTCTTAGGTCCTAAAGGTGATAATGGAGAAATCAAATTTGATGGTGGTGGAAACACGTATAAAATTACAGTAGATATTAAAGCTGGAGTTTATACCATTGTTCAACAATAA
- a CDS encoding SusE domain-containing protein, with protein sequence MKNIIKFLSLVLLLPFVLHSCNNEDYRDWTKAEPSFKLYDTSLGSNVLYSTMENNPFRLTWDNLNAASSYDIVFSNSSDFTIKVKLGTSNKNTFTTTIGALNTALLQAGYSPYSIKKVYFRIEAGSNVSLPIAFDVQPYPVEVPVITAPTAGSVITLDANNPTGIAKTITWNDYSYGIDVKYLVEVSLSGANKFKELGTVNNLKLINVTNFDLDKLLLSVGGTIGVQGNFDIRVSAITKLVDPEIIKSSAIVTFKATPYQLSSFIYAPGGYQGWNPETANTLVSATSNGTYFGFINFPAAGTEFKYTQNRNWDVNWGDNGADGTLELNGSNLLSPSAGYYKVTVDTNSLTHSMVPYSVGLVGGFNSWGSSPDAQMEWDDSILKFKIVVTLPAGEFKFRVNSDWGENYGDDGADGTLNAGGSNLNITSAGTYTITFDPFNMVYTIN encoded by the coding sequence ATGAAAAATATAATAAAATTTTTATCATTGGTTCTATTATTGCCGTTTGTTCTTCATTCTTGTAACAACGAGGATTATAGAGACTGGACAAAAGCAGAGCCTTCTTTTAAATTATATGATACGAGTTTAGGAAGCAATGTATTATATTCAACAATGGAGAATAATCCATTCAGACTTACTTGGGATAATTTAAACGCGGCATCATCTTATGATATTGTGTTTTCTAATTCAAGTGATTTTACAATTAAAGTAAAGTTAGGTACATCAAATAAAAATACTTTTACTACTACAATAGGTGCTCTTAATACAGCTTTATTGCAAGCTGGATATTCACCATATTCAATTAAAAAAGTCTATTTTAGAATAGAAGCAGGTTCTAATGTTTCTCTTCCTATTGCTTTTGATGTGCAACCTTATCCTGTAGAAGTACCTGTAATTACAGCACCTACGGCAGGTAGTGTAATTACTTTGGATGCAAACAATCCAACAGGTATTGCAAAAACCATTACTTGGAACGATTATTCTTACGGAATTGATGTAAAATATCTTGTAGAGGTTTCATTATCAGGAGCTAATAAATTTAAAGAATTAGGCACTGTTAATAATCTTAAACTTATTAATGTAACCAATTTTGATTTAGATAAACTTCTTCTAAGTGTTGGTGGTACAATTGGTGTACAAGGTAATTTTGATATCAGAGTATCTGCAATTACGAAATTAGTAGATCCAGAGATTATAAAATCTTCTGCAATTGTAACTTTCAAAGCAACTCCATATCAACTTTCATCATTTATTTATGCGCCTGGAGGCTATCAAGGTTGGAATCCTGAGACTGCAAACACGCTAGTTTCTGCTACAAGTAATGGTACGTATTTCGGATTTATTAATTTCCCTGCTGCTGGAACGGAGTTTAAATATACTCAAAACAGAAATTGGGATGTTAACTGGGGAGATAATGGTGCAGATGGTACCTTAGAACTAAACGGATCTAATTTACTTTCTCCTAGTGCAGGTTATTATAAAGTAACTGTTGATACTAATAGTTTAACACACTCAATGGTACCTTATTCAGTAGGCCTTGTTGGTGGTTTCAACAGTTGGGGAAGTAGTCCAGATGCACAAATGGAATGGGATGATTCTATCCTTAAATTCAAAATAGTAGTTACTTTACCTGCTGGTGAATTCAAATTTAGAGTGAACAGCGATTGGGGAGAAAATTACGGTGATGATGGTGCAGATGGAACACTTAATGCAGGTGGTTCTAACTTAAACATTACTTCAGCTGGAACTTATACCATTACATTTGATCCATTCAATATGGTTTATACTATAAATTAG